The segment GCAGGGGTGAACAACACTCCGGGGTACCAGGAGCGAGACGCGTATTGGCGAAGTCTGCCGCGAAGCCCGAAGTGCCTGAGGAAGACCAGCTCAGGGCGCAGTGCTATTGGCTACTGGCGCGGCTGTTGGCCTGCGCGCCGGATCGCGATTTCCTGGCTCAGGTCGGGCGCCTCAAGGGCGACGAGACGGATCTCGGCCGGGCGATCAACGCGCTGGTCGCGGCGGCCCGGGGGGCCTCGACCTCGGCCCTCGAGGAGGAGTACTTCAACCTCTTCATCGGGGTCGGCCACGGCGAGCTCGTGCCCTATGCCTCCTATTACCTGACCGGATTCCTGCACGAGAAGCCGCTGGCCAACCTGCGGCTCGACATGACCCGGCTCGGCATCGCCCGGGCCGAGGGCGTGACGCAGCCGGAAGACAACATCTCGTCGCTCTGCGAGATGATGGCCGGCATGATCATGGGCGACTTCGGCGCGCCGGTCGATCTGTCCGCCCAGCATTCCTTCTTCGAGAGACACATCGGATCCTGGGCGCCCCGGTTCTTCGAGGACCTGGAGGCTGCCCGCAACGCCGCCTTCTACATGCCGGTCGGCACGATCGGCCGGCTGTTCATGGCGGTCGAGAACGAAGCGTTCAAAATGGCGGCCTAGCGCCCAAAGGCAAGAGCAACGTGGGGGGCCGGCCCCGCTAGGCAGTTTCCGGTCGATGGCTTCACCCAAGTGGGAAGGTGAGCAGATGAGCGAGAAGAAAGAAGCAGAGACCATCGGTCGGCGCGATTTCTTCCGGAAGGCTGGTCTCGGGGCGGGCGCCGCGGGCGCCGTCGCCGCCGCGATCTCCCGGACGCCTGCGAAGGCGGCCGAGGCCGGCGGCAAGGCACCCGGTGGCAAGGGCTACCGGGAGACCGAGCACGTGAAGAAATACTACGATCTGGCCAGGTTTTAGGGACACAGGAGAGGTCAATGCTGACACGTAAGGCGAATGGGGTTGCGAAAGGCCCCCGTTTGTCAAAGGCGCTGTCCGGCCTTGCCGGCAGTGCAATTGACCGCCGTTCCTTCCTGAAGCGATCCGGACTGGCCGTGGGCGGTGCCGCGGCGGCTTCGGGTCTCTCCTATGGGATGGTGAAGAAGGCCGAGGCCGCGGCGGCCGGTGCGACCGGCAACGTCACGCTCGTGAAATCGGTCTGCACCCACTGCTCGGTGGGCTGCACGGTCGTGGCGGAAGTCCAGGACGGCGTCTGGATCGGGCAGGAGCCCGGTTGGGACAGCCCCTTCAACCTTGGGGCTCACTGCGCCAAGGGCGCCTCGGTCCGCGAGCACGCGCACGGCGAGCGCCGCCTCAAGACTCCGACCAAGCTGGTTGGCGGCAAGTGGCAGGAGGTCTCCTGGGAAGACGCCATCAACGAGATCGGCGACCAGATGCTGCAGATCCGGGAGAAGTCGGGTCCGGATTCGGTGTACTGGCTCGGCTCGGCCAAGCACAACAACGAGCAGGCCTATCTCTTCCGCAAGTTCTACGCCTTCTGGGGCTCCAACAACGGTGACCACCAGGCGCGGATCTGCCACTCGACCACGGTCGCAGGTGTTGCCAACACCTGGGGCTATGGCGCGATGACCAACAGCTACAACGACATCCACAACTCGCGCGCCATCTTCCAGATCGGCGGCAACCCGGCCGAGGCGCATCCGGTCGCCATGCAGCACATGCTCAAGGCGAAGGAGCAGAACAACGCGCCCTTCATCGTCTGCGACCCGCGCTTCACGCGGACCGCGGCCCATGCCGACGAGTACGTGCGGCTTCGTCCGGGCAGCGACGTCGCCCTGATCTGGGGCATCATGTGGCACATCTTCCAGAACGGCTGGGAGGACAAGGAGTTCATCCGCCAGCGCGTCTGGGGCATGGACCAGATCAAGGCCGAGGTTGCCAAGTGGACCCCGGAAGAGACCGAACGCGTGACCGGCGTTCCGGGCTCGCAGCTCAAGCGCGTCGCGCGCACGCTGGCCAACAATCGCCCCTTCACCATCATCTGGTGCATGGGCGGTACCCAGCACACCAACGGCAACAACAACACCCGCGCCTACTGCGCCCTGGGCCTGTCCCTCGGCGTGATCGGGACCTCGGGTGGCGGCGCCAACATCTACCGCGGCCACGACAACGTCCAGGGCGCCACGGACATGTGCGTGCTGTCGCATTCCCTGCCGGGCTACTACGGCCTCAAGACCGGGTCGTGGAAGCATTGGGCCAGGGTCTGGGATGTCGAGTACGACTATCTGCTCGGGCGCTTCGCCAGCAAGGAGCTGATGGAGAGCAAGGGCATCCCGGTGTCGCGCTGGGTCGACGGCGTGCTCGAGGCCAAGGAGAACATGGACCAGCCGGACAACCTCCGGGCCATGGTTTTCTGGGGACATGCGCCGAACTCGCAGACCCGCGGCCTCGACATGAAGAAGGCCTTCGAAGAGCTCGACCTGCTGGTCGTGATCGATCCCTATCCGACGGTCTCGGCGGTCATGCACGACCGCACCGACGGCGTCTACCTGCTGCCGGCGGCGACGCAGTTCGAGACCTACGGGTCGGTGACGGCTTCCAACCGCTCGCTGCAGTGGCGGGAGAAGGTCTTCGAGCCGCTCTTCAAGTCGAAGACGGATCACGAGATCATGTTCCTGCTCGCCGAGAAGCTCGGCTTCGCGGAGGAGATGTTCAAGAACATCGAGGTCAACGGCAAGGAGCCGCTGATCGAGGACATCACCCGCGAGTTCAACAAGGGCACCTGGACCATCGGCTACACCGGGCAGTCGCCGGAGCGGCTGCGCTCGCACATGGCCAACCAGGCGACCTTCGACAAGACCACCTTGCAGGCGGTCGGCGGGCCCAACGACGGCGAGTATTACGGCCTGCCCTGGCCCTGCTGGGGCACGGCGGAGATGGGCCATCCCGGGACCCCGATCCTCTACGACACCTCGAAGCCGGTCGCCGAAGGCGGCCTCTGCTTCCGGGCGAGGTTCGGCGTCGAGAAGGACGGCGACAACCTGCTGGCCGAAGGCAGCTACCCGGTCGGCTCCGAGATCCAGGACGGCTATCCG is part of the Kiloniellales bacterium genome and harbors:
- a CDS encoding molecular chaperone TorD family protein, which translates into the protein MPEEDQLRAQCYWLLARLLACAPDRDFLAQVGRLKGDETDLGRAINALVAAARGASTSALEEEYFNLFIGVGHGELVPYASYYLTGFLHEKPLANLRLDMTRLGIARAEGVTQPEDNISSLCEMMAGMIMGDFGAPVDLSAQHSFFERHIGSWAPRFFEDLEAARNAAFYMPVGTIGRLFMAVENEAFKMAA
- a CDS encoding formate dehydrogenase subunit alpha; the protein is MLTRKANGVAKGPRLSKALSGLAGSAIDRRSFLKRSGLAVGGAAAASGLSYGMVKKAEAAAAGATGNVTLVKSVCTHCSVGCTVVAEVQDGVWIGQEPGWDSPFNLGAHCAKGASVREHAHGERRLKTPTKLVGGKWQEVSWEDAINEIGDQMLQIREKSGPDSVYWLGSAKHNNEQAYLFRKFYAFWGSNNGDHQARICHSTTVAGVANTWGYGAMTNSYNDIHNSRAIFQIGGNPAEAHPVAMQHMLKAKEQNNAPFIVCDPRFTRTAAHADEYVRLRPGSDVALIWGIMWHIFQNGWEDKEFIRQRVWGMDQIKAEVAKWTPEETERVTGVPGSQLKRVARTLANNRPFTIIWCMGGTQHTNGNNNTRAYCALGLSLGVIGTSGGGANIYRGHDNVQGATDMCVLSHSLPGYYGLKTGSWKHWARVWDVEYDYLLGRFASKELMESKGIPVSRWVDGVLEAKENMDQPDNLRAMVFWGHAPNSQTRGLDMKKAFEELDLLVVIDPYPTVSAVMHDRTDGVYLLPAATQFETYGSVTASNRSLQWREKVFEPLFKSKTDHEIMFLLAEKLGFAEEMFKNIEVNGKEPLIEDITREFNKGTWTIGYTGQSPERLRSHMANQATFDKTTLQAVGGPNDGEYYGLPWPCWGTAEMGHPGTPILYDTSKPVAEGGLCFRARFGVEKDGDNLLAEGSYPVGSEIQDGYPEFTMAMLKKLGWDGELTDDERATIEKIAGDKTNWKTDLSGGIQRVAIKHGCAPFGNAKARTVVWNFPDPVPLHREPLYTSRRDLVADYPTYADKQAYRLPTLYESIQKTDHTGEYPLILTSGRLVEYEGGGDESRSNPWLAELQQDMFAEINPYDANQNGIKDGQMIWLHTPEGVKVKVKAMVTERVARGVTFMPFHFGGHFQGEDLRAKYPAGADPYVLGEAANSAFTYGYDSVTQMQETKCSLCRIEPA
- a CDS encoding formate dehydrogenase, whose protein sequence is MSEKKEAETIGRRDFFRKAGLGAGAAGAVAAAISRTPAKAAEAGGKAPGGKGYRETEHVKKYYDLARF